The following are encoded in a window of Acropora muricata isolate sample 2 chromosome 6, ASM3666990v1, whole genome shotgun sequence genomic DNA:
- the LOC136919428 gene encoding hatching enzyme 1.2-like isoform X1 — protein MVNETTRIVTVRSMTLIFLYFLHSNAKPTRNNDFVLIEGDMMVKRWFADDLLGVTKRGAILNRPNSKFSYYWPGDASPNGERIVRVPYSLNFGFLSRLFGNKAIEAFNKAIEQYHKQTCLRFEQKASDDTDYVEIFPGTGCWSQIGRRGGKQQLSLGVGCETRGRAIHEVMHSIGFLHEQSRLDRDEHVIILSKNIQAGKESQFKKYKQDTGNVPYDLHSVMHYSNTYFSKDETSPTILSRTDSNMQLGSSNGFSALDVVRINMLYKCPQLQTDLILYLLTIYTADVGYAGTDSKVDILLTGTKGDSGEIVLEATDEIPDPFERGSKETFPVIVPNIGSFVSLRIRLAGTSWWWTANDWLLSKVEIETAGDKRKPVILPCNKWLKPGDHVTLRP, from the exons ATGGTCAACGAGACAACGCGGATTGTAACTGTGAGGTCGATGACCctaatttttctttactttcttcACTCCAATGCGAAACCTACCCGGAATAATGACTTTG TTCTTATAGAAGGTGACATGATGGTGAAAAGATGGTTTGCAGATGACTTGCTTGGTGTTACTAAGCGCGGAGCCATATTAAACAGACCCAATTCCAAATTCTCTTATTACTGGCCTGGTGATGCTTCCCCAAACGGTGAAAGAATTGTACGAGTTCCTTACTCGCTAAACTTTGGATTCCTGTCCAGACTATTTG GTAACAAGGCGATTGAAGCTTTCAATAAAGCTATAGAACAATACCACAAGCAAACATGCCTCAGATTTGAGCAAAAAGCAAGCGATGATACGGATTACGTAGAAATTTTTCCCGGCACGGG ATGTTGGTCTCAAATTGGACGGCGCGGAGGCAAACAACAATTATCCCTTGGCGTGGGCTGTGAAACGCGAGGGAGAGCAATACATGAAGTTATGCACAGTATCGGCTTCTTGCACGAGCAAAGTCGTTTGGATCGAGATGAACATGTCATCATCCTGTCAAAAAATATTCAGGCGG GGAAAGAATCgcaatttaaaaaatataagcAGGATACGGGAAATGTGCCCTACGATCTTCACTCTGTTATGCATTACAGCAACACCTATTTCAGCAAAGATGAGACTTCTCCAACAATTCTCTCGCGTACCGATTCCAATATGCAACTGGGGAGTTCTAATGGTTTTTCAGCTTTGGATGTTGTGCGAATCAATATGTTGTATAAATGTCCACAGCTGCAAACTGATT TGATTTTGTACTTGCTGACGATTTATACTGCTGACGTGGGTTACGCTGGAACGGACTCCAAAGTGGACATACTCCTCACCGGTACAAAAGGGGATTCTGGAGAGATCGTATTGGAAGCAACCGATGAAATCCCAGATCCGTTTGAAAGAGGAAG TAAAGAAACATTTCCTGTGATTGTTCCCAACATTGGTAGCTTTGTGTCGTTAAGGATCAGACTGGCTGGTACATCATGGTGGTGGACGGCAAATGATTGGTTGCTGAGCAAA GTGGAAATAGAAACTGCGGGTGATAAAAGAAAACCGGTTATCCTTCCCTGCAACAAGTGGCTGAAACCTGGAGATCACGTGACCCTAAGGCCGTAG
- the LOC136919428 gene encoding hatching enzyme 1.2-like isoform X2 translates to MMVKRWFADDLLGVTKRGAILNRPNSKFSYYWPGDASPNGERIVRVPYSLNFGFLSRLFGNKAIEAFNKAIEQYHKQTCLRFEQKASDDTDYVEIFPGTGCWSQIGRRGGKQQLSLGVGCETRGRAIHEVMHSIGFLHEQSRLDRDEHVIILSKNIQAGKESQFKKYKQDTGNVPYDLHSVMHYSNTYFSKDETSPTILSRTDSNMQLGSSNGFSALDVVRINMLYKCPQLQTDLILYLLTIYTADVGYAGTDSKVDILLTGTKGDSGEIVLEATDEIPDPFERGSKETFPVIVPNIGSFVSLRIRLAGTSWWWTANDWLLSKVEIETAGDKRKPVILPCNKWLKPGDHVTLRP, encoded by the exons ATGATGGTGAAAAGATGGTTTGCAGATGACTTGCTTGGTGTTACTAAGCGCGGAGCCATATTAAACAGACCCAATTCCAAATTCTCTTATTACTGGCCTGGTGATGCTTCCCCAAACGGTGAAAGAATTGTACGAGTTCCTTACTCGCTAAACTTTGGATTCCTGTCCAGACTATTTG GTAACAAGGCGATTGAAGCTTTCAATAAAGCTATAGAACAATACCACAAGCAAACATGCCTCAGATTTGAGCAAAAAGCAAGCGATGATACGGATTACGTAGAAATTTTTCCCGGCACGGG ATGTTGGTCTCAAATTGGACGGCGCGGAGGCAAACAACAATTATCCCTTGGCGTGGGCTGTGAAACGCGAGGGAGAGCAATACATGAAGTTATGCACAGTATCGGCTTCTTGCACGAGCAAAGTCGTTTGGATCGAGATGAACATGTCATCATCCTGTCAAAAAATATTCAGGCGG GGAAAGAATCgcaatttaaaaaatataagcAGGATACGGGAAATGTGCCCTACGATCTTCACTCTGTTATGCATTACAGCAACACCTATTTCAGCAAAGATGAGACTTCTCCAACAATTCTCTCGCGTACCGATTCCAATATGCAACTGGGGAGTTCTAATGGTTTTTCAGCTTTGGATGTTGTGCGAATCAATATGTTGTATAAATGTCCACAGCTGCAAACTGATT TGATTTTGTACTTGCTGACGATTTATACTGCTGACGTGGGTTACGCTGGAACGGACTCCAAAGTGGACATACTCCTCACCGGTACAAAAGGGGATTCTGGAGAGATCGTATTGGAAGCAACCGATGAAATCCCAGATCCGTTTGAAAGAGGAAG TAAAGAAACATTTCCTGTGATTGTTCCCAACATTGGTAGCTTTGTGTCGTTAAGGATCAGACTGGCTGGTACATCATGGTGGTGGACGGCAAATGATTGGTTGCTGAGCAAA GTGGAAATAGAAACTGCGGGTGATAAAAGAAAACCGGTTATCCTTCCCTGCAACAAGTGGCTGAAACCTGGAGATCACGTGACCCTAAGGCCGTAG
- the LOC136919504 gene encoding uncharacterized protein — MIRKKYKAMYTANQAKHFNSELKENPTTKIQMSRRSLSLPGRPSRLTLIERKRSLPLPQRKQVHWSSDLEEVIYFAPDYFTVRDGGTNMAIRTFDKCGGNLMRSRSAKSLSRSKRRSLKATQTLSKSMNGADSALIRTGMSVLSQQLQRFKSHSHHLDIFSHQSEKRWNELLALYQKGMRDRLEEQEEEWV; from the coding sequence ATGATAAGAAAGAAATACAAAGCTATGTACACGGCAAATCAAGCGAAACATTTCAACTCAGAGCTGAAGGAGAATCCTACAACTAAGATTCAGATGTCGAGAAGATCTTTGTCCCTTCCAGGGCGTCCGTCAAGGCTCACTCTTATCGAAAGAAAGAGAAGTTTACCTTTACCACAAAGGAAACAAGTTCACTGGTCCAGTGATTTAGAGGAAGTTATCTACTTCGCTCCCGATTATTTCACAGTGCGAGACGGCGGAACAAATATGGCGATCAGGACTTTTGACAAGTGCGGTGGAAATCTAATGCGCTCTCGTAGCGCTAAATCCCTGAGCAGATCGAAAAGGCGCTCGCTTAAAGCGACACAAACACTCTCTAAAAGTATGAACGGTGCTGATTCCGCCTTAATTCGCACAGGAATGAGCGTTTTGTCACAACAGCTTCAAAGGTTCAAGAGTCATTCACATCATTTGGATATTTTTTCACATCAAAGCGAGAAGCGATGGAATGAGCTGCTTGCACTTTATCAAAAGGGAATGAGGGACAGACTAGAGGAACAGGAGGAAGAATGGGTTTGA